GACCATTTGTCCAATTGTCTCCGAGTGAGAACGACGCGCATGCGAGCCGTGATCACTCTTTTGACGCATTGCCTGGAGTTGTTTTAATCTTTAGTTAATTGGCACTGATTAGTACATATTTTGAACGAGTTGTGCGTTTGGTTTTAGACGTATTGTCTGATTTTGGGCGATTCCCGATAAGCTCCCTGTTTCCAGCGCCGTTCCCATTCACCCACATATGGAGGCGCCAAGGTGAGCGTTCCCTCGACTTCCGGCGGTTTGAAGCGCGAGCTGAAAAACCGGCACATTCAGTTGATCGCATTGGGCGGCGCCATCGGCACCGGCCTGTTCCTCGGTTCGGCCAGCGTGCTGAAGTCCGCCGGCCCCTCGATGATTCTCGGCTATGCGATCGCCGGCTTCGTCATCTTCCTGATCATGCGCCAGTTGGGCGAAATGCTGACCGAGGAGCCGGTGGCCGGCTCGCTCAGCCATTTCGCCGGCCGCTACTGGGGCCGATTCCCGGCTTTCCTCGCCGGCTGGAACTACTGGGCGCTGTATGTGCTGGCGGGCATGGCGGAACTGACCGCCGCCGGCGAATACGTCCGCTACTGGTGGCCGGAGGTGCCGACCTGGCTGACCGCGCTGGTCTGCTTCGCGGCGATCACCGGGGTCAATCTCGCCAGCGTCAAATACTATGGCGAGACCGAGTTCTGGTTCGCGCTGATCAAGGTGGGCGCGGTGATTTCAATGATCGCGTTCGGCGGCTACCTGCTGCTGTCCGGCACCGGCGGCCCGCAGGCTTCGGTCGGCAATCTGTGGAACGACGGCGGTTTCTTTCCGCACGGCTCCGGCGGACTGTTCATGTCGATGGCGGTGATCATGTTCTCTTTCGGCGGGCTGGAGCTGATCGGCATGGCCGCCGCGGAGACCCGCGATCCGCAGAAAACCATTCCTCGGGCGGTCAACCAGGTGATCTACCGCGTGCTGATCTTCTACATCGGTTCGCTGGCGGTGCTGTTGTCGCTGTACCCGTGGAGCAAGGTGGCCGCCGGCGGCAGCCCCTTCGTGATGATCTTCGACCAGATCGGCGTTGGTTTCGCCGCGCACGCGCTGAACTTCGTGGTGCTGACGGCGGCGCTGTCGGTGTACAACGGCGGCGTTTACGCCACCAGCCGCATGCTGTTCAGCATGGCGGAGCAGGGCAACGCGCCGCGCGGCCTGGGCAAGGTGGACACGCGCGGCGTGCCGGTGAACGCCACCCTGGCTTCGGCGCTGGCCACCTTCGTCGGCGTGATCGTCAACTATCTGCTGCCCAGCGGCGCGCTGGCGCTATTGATGTCGCTGGTGGTGACGGCGCTGGTGATCAACTGGGTGCTGATCAGCCTGACCCACCTGAAGTTTCGCCGCGCCCGCGCCGGCAGCCGCTCGCTGTTTCCGGCGCTGTGGCATCCGTTCGCCAACTGGCTGTGCCTGGGCTTCATGGCGGCGATACTCGGCGTGATGCTGCTCACGCCCGGCATCGCGGTGTCGGTGTACGTGCTGCCGTTGTGGCTGGGCCTGCTGTGGCTGGGTTTCCGGTTGCGCCGGCCGCCGCGCGCCGAGGGCGGGCTGGCGGCCGAGAATGCCTGAGCCGGCATGCCGGACTTGACGCCGGAGGGCGCAAGACGGCATGCTTGGACAATGATGAAGCAGATTATTGCATTCCAGACCCAATATTGGTGGTGGCGCGGCTAACCGGCGCGCCAGGAGTGTTTGCATCCGCTTTCCGGGCCGCCGTCATGGGCGGCCTTGTTGTATCCAGCTTCATCCCGTGCGGCGGCGAAATATTCTGACTCAGGAGTTGTCATGCCTCGCACGCAATGGGGTTCCCGCCTCGGTTTCATTCTGGCTTCGGCCGGCGCCACGGTGGGCCTCGGTTCCATCTGGAAATTTCCTTACGTTACCGCCATGAACGGCGGCGGCGCCTTCCTGCTGGTCTATCTGCTGTTCACCTTCACTCTCGGACTGGCCCTGCTGCAGGCCGAGCTGGCGATAGGACGGGCCGCAGGCTGCGGCGCGGTCGGCGCTTTCGCCAAGCTGGGGACGCCGCGCTGGCGGCTGATCGGTTATGGCGGCGTGCTGTGCTGTTTCCTGGTGTTCGCCTTTTACAGCGTGGTCGGCGGCTGGACGCTGGGTTATCTGCTGCGCGCGGTGGACGGCCGGGTGATGAGCGACGATGTCCACGCGCTGGGTGCGCTGTTCGGCCAGTATGTCGGCGACCCGGTGGAGGCATTGCTGACCCACGCGCTGTTCGCCGGCCTGACGCTGCTGGTGGTGGCCGGCGGCATCCAGAAGGGCATCGAGCGCGCCGGCAAGCTGCTGATGCCGCTGTTGTTCCTGCTGATGCTGGCGCTGATCGCCCGCGCCTTGACCTTGCCCGGCGCGATGGCCGGCGTGGAGGCACTGTTCCGGCCGGACTTCGCCAAGCTGACGCCGTCCATGCTGGTGGAAGCGCTCGGATTGGCATGCTTTTCGCTGTCGGTGGGCGCCGGCTGCATGCTGGCCTATGGCTCTTATCTGGGGCCGGATACCCGGCTCGGCAACTCCGCGCTGTGGGTGACGGGGCTGACCGCGCTGACCTCGGTGCTGGCCGGGCTGATGATTTTTCCGGCCATCTACGCCTTCGGTCTCGACCCTCAGGCCGGCCCCGGGCTCACCTATATGGTGATGCCGGCGGTATTCAATCATCTGCCTTACGGCCAGCTGTTCGCGGTGGTGTTCTTCGCGCTGCTGCTGATGGCGGCGCTGACCTCGGCGGTGTCGCTGCTGGAGGTGGTGGTGATCCTGCCGATAGACGAGTTCGGCGTCAGCCGGCGCAAAGCCACGCTGGCGGTGACCCTGTTGGTGTTTCTGGCCGGGGTGCCGGCGGCGCTGTCTTTCGGGCCGCTGGCCGACTACAAATTGTTTGGCCGCAATGTGTTCGAGTTGATGGATTACGCCGCGTCCAACGTGCTGCTGCCGCTGGGCTGCATCGGCACCGCGCTGTTCGCCGGCCGGGTGGCGTGGCCGGCGGTCAGCGAGCAACTGCGCCTGTCCGCGCCAGCGGCGCTGCTCATGCGCGTCGCCTGCCGCTGGCTGGCGCCGCTGATGATAGGCTTGGTCTTGGCCTACAACCTATAGCAGCCAGCGCAGCGCGCCGTAGACGGCGAAGCTGACCACGATGGCCAGCAGCGTCTTGCCGTTTTTCCAGGCGACGGCGATGGCGACGACGGTGCCGACCAGATAGGCGTTATGCCAGGACAGGTCTATGCTTCCGGCCGGCGCCAGCGCCATCGGCGCCACCAGCGCCGACAGCACCGCCGCCGGCACGTAGTGCAGCGAGCGGTTCAGCCAGCCGGGAAAGGCCAGCCGCTGGCCGAAGACCAGGAAACTGGCGCGTATCGCCAGCGTGGCGGCCAGCATGCCGATGATGGCCGCCCAGTGTTGCCATGAGTTCATGCCGCCTCCCGTTTCTGTCCGCGTTCAAGCAGCATGCCGGCGGCGACGCCGGCCAGCGCCGCCAGCATCAGGTCCAGCTTGTAGGGCAGGCCGCGCGCCAGCAGCGCGACCGCGCCCGCGGCCAGCGCCGCGGCCAGCGTCGGCCGCCTCTTCAACTGCGGCGCGACGATGGCGGCGAAAGTGGCCACCATCGCGAAATCCAGTCCCAGTCTGTCCAGTCCCGGCACCGAGCGGCCCAGCGCCACGCCGGCCAGCGTCCATAGCTGCCAGTTCAGATACATGGACAGCGACGATCCCAGCCAATACCACTGGCCGCCGTCCGCGCCCAGGCTGCGGAAGCGGTGCTCGACCACGGCGAAGGTTTCGTCGGTGAGCCAGAACGCCAGCGGCCAGCGCCAGGCCAGCGGCCAAGGCCGGGCGTACGGCAGCAGCGTGGCGCTGTACAGCGCGTGGCGCAGGTTGACGACGAAGGTGGTCAGCCAGATCACCGGCAGGGCGGCGCCGGCGGAAACCAGGCTGACGGCGATGAACTGCGAGGAGCCGGCGAAGACCAGCAGCGACATCGCCGCCGTGGCGGCGGGCGACAGTCCGGCGGCGATGGCCAGGGTGCCGAAGATCACGCCG
This genomic window from Chromobacterium phragmitis contains:
- a CDS encoding AzlC family ABC transporter permease codes for the protein MPSLSDRRRWLLDGARDTIPMMVGAAPFGVIFGTLAIAAGLSPAATAAMSLLVFAGSSQFIAVSLVSAGAALPVIWLTTFVVNLRHALYSATLLPYARPWPLAWRWPLAFWLTDETFAVVEHRFRSLGADGGQWYWLGSSLSMYLNWQLWTLAGVALGRSVPGLDRLGLDFAMVATFAAIVAPQLKRRPTLAAALAAGAVALLARGLPYKLDLMLAALAGVAAGMLLERGQKREAA
- a CDS encoding sodium-dependent transporter, with amino-acid sequence MPRTQWGSRLGFILASAGATVGLGSIWKFPYVTAMNGGGAFLLVYLLFTFTLGLALLQAELAIGRAAGCGAVGAFAKLGTPRWRLIGYGGVLCCFLVFAFYSVVGGWTLGYLLRAVDGRVMSDDVHALGALFGQYVGDPVEALLTHALFAGLTLLVVAGGIQKGIERAGKLLMPLLFLLMLALIARALTLPGAMAGVEALFRPDFAKLTPSMLVEALGLACFSLSVGAGCMLAYGSYLGPDTRLGNSALWVTGLTALTSVLAGLMIFPAIYAFGLDPQAGPGLTYMVMPAVFNHLPYGQLFAVVFFALLLMAALTSAVSLLEVVVILPIDEFGVSRRKATLAVTLLVFLAGVPAALSFGPLADYKLFGRNVFELMDYAASNVLLPLGCIGTALFAGRVAWPAVSEQLRLSAPAALLMRVACRWLAPLMIGLVLAYNL
- a CDS encoding AzlD domain-containing protein, which gives rise to MNSWQHWAAIIGMLAATLAIRASFLVFGQRLAFPGWLNRSLHYVPAAVLSALVAPMALAPAGSIDLSWHNAYLVGTVVAIAVAWKNGKTLLAIVVSFAVYGALRWLL
- a CDS encoding amino acid permease; translated protein: MSVPSTSGGLKRELKNRHIQLIALGGAIGTGLFLGSASVLKSAGPSMILGYAIAGFVIFLIMRQLGEMLTEEPVAGSLSHFAGRYWGRFPAFLAGWNYWALYVLAGMAELTAAGEYVRYWWPEVPTWLTALVCFAAITGVNLASVKYYGETEFWFALIKVGAVISMIAFGGYLLLSGTGGPQASVGNLWNDGGFFPHGSGGLFMSMAVIMFSFGGLELIGMAAAETRDPQKTIPRAVNQVIYRVLIFYIGSLAVLLSLYPWSKVAAGGSPFVMIFDQIGVGFAAHALNFVVLTAALSVYNGGVYATSRMLFSMAEQGNAPRGLGKVDTRGVPVNATLASALATFVGVIVNYLLPSGALALLMSLVVTALVINWVLISLTHLKFRRARAGSRSLFPALWHPFANWLCLGFMAAILGVMLLTPGIAVSVYVLPLWLGLLWLGFRLRRPPRAEGGLAAENA